aatcatccatctctgtgaaaatccatccaatagtccaatagttgttgagattaTTCACTCAGAAATAGAAATGTTAACTTGCTTGTCGGGTTAAAGGAGAAGTCAACTGATAACAGATGTTAGCTGGATTCTTTAGCGCTGACACACGGGAGGCACTAAATGAAATCAACCGATAAAATCATGAGGATTGATCCTCTGAGGACCCTGATTATTTGCGCCATGTGACTCAACAGCAGCGTGTCTTTCCAGAAACAGTAGTCAACATATGAGCTAAAGTATTTTCTATTGAAGAAGCAGACCCTATAAAAACTGTTGAGAGCAGCATAAATCTCAAAATCTGGTCTGATAAAATCCTCAACTATCTGGATGGCTGGATTCCACTAGAGAGAGGTTTTTCATAAACTGACCCGACCCTCTCAGGATTGTTTGTGGACTGGGTGTTTTCAAACCTCTTCACAGGATTCACACCATTTCCTTCAGCAGAGCTGAACGTCTTCACTGCCCTTTTCTCTGAACgcacttctcttttttttaagtctttcaAAACTGCTCTTGAAAGCTTTGGCTCAGAGTTGTGCCATTCAAGTTTCATAAACATACGGTCTCGACCACACTGTTTCTTCATGGTTTACAGAATGTGAAACATCCAAACATTTCCTGCAGAGGATTTCACAGCAGATTCACTTTAGCCACCACCTGCTTGCAGCCTGTCTGGGAATATTCGTGCCCCCCTACCGCGGGGTAATATTGGATCTCCCCTGCGAGGCGCTCTATGTTGGTGTGATCCGGGTAGAAGCCCTCTCGAGTCATTTCATCCAGGAAGCACTCCATCACGTGACCTTTCTCCAAGAGGCCCAGAGGTAAGATGTCCGCCTCTGTCCACAGGAGGTGAAGCTTCTCCAGAGTGTTGCGTAATATCGGAGTCAGCTCTTTAACCAGGTTACTATGACGACCAGATGCTGACATTGCCATAGAAATACTGGAGGAATTGTGCAGCATATGTTTGGTGATGTGTGCATGACCCAGATTGCTCAGGAACAGGTAGATGGCGTTCAGGTATTCGTTGGACTGTTTGGAGGCCACGAGCTGCCACAGCGCGTCCAGGATCTCGCTGTGCATGTGCTCGGCCTCGTCGAAGATGAAGAGCGggatcttctcctcctcctcggctcGTTCGACCATCTCTGAGATGATAACGGAGAGGTCGCGGGCGCACTGCAGGGCGTCGGCCTCCTGGGGACAGTGGTGGAGGACGTAGTACTGCAGCACCAGCGTCTCCCCGACCACGGAGCGAAAGTGTCCGGCCAGGAGGCGTCCCAGGTGGCTCTTGCCGACACCGCTGGGGCCGTGCAGGGACACCACCAGGGGCTTGTTGTGGACGTAGGTGGACAGGTAGTCCTTCAGGTGTGACAGCAGACCCTCCACTGCCCCCTGCTGCCCAAACACCTCTCTCCTCAGAGTCTTATCCAGCCCCTCCAGGTCGTACCTGAGGACGTGGTCATCTAGGTTCTCTATGGCGTTGTACACCTGAAGAGAAACAAATGACAGAATATGATgaacctacataagcaaacgagaccaGCAGCGataagattggctatttctttATAATTAAAATAGTTATTCTTAAAGCCTACCTAGGctggataagtcataaaattaaaactatattGAATtgagggaagaagctgctctgtagtctggtgataCGACGCTAAAACAAAGTTAATCGATTTCACCATCGTCATCTTTTgaccacagggggcgccagaatcaacaaaaactaaagttCTTGCTGCTTTAACTGTTGGATACTAACAGGAACTAATACCATACATGCACCATTGAATGTCAGTTAAACTGCATCTTTAGAAAGTCACCGACACCTAAACCTAACGAAGAGAATAGAAAAATCTTTTTCCAGTAATTTAATAGTTTCAGAGTTTTTCCTGGAGCTGTTTCAGATGGAAGTCCTAAACggtcaaacattttatttcctccgttttttCATGATAACAAGttcaattttgtttgttttcccgaggtcacaagttatttatgtcattgtGAAGTGTTGTTGTCAAGTCTAGTGTTTAAAATTAATCcattatcacaggaaaacaaaagctTGTTCCTTCTTGTAGCTTCAACCTGTCCATTAGACCAGTCAATTATT
This portion of the Pagrus major chromosome 12, Pma_NU_1.0 genome encodes:
- the tor4aa gene encoding torsin-4A, which produces MEMSDQDSSSASASVTEGELEGDMDEEASSKGEEEEEESNDNHRSSPAPSLSSFSSSLRAVIRIKQKYQAMKKRRQELALSMGGAGPLTGAPSRTSPKIFTFDGLTPSALSSIPQKKKRRRRKRVLFPNSGGCRAPPKPEQSRAKYCLYLLFAIVFIQVYNAIENLDDHVLRYDLEGLDKTLRREVFGQQGAVEGLLSHLKDYLSTYVHNKPLVVSLHGPSGVGKSHLGRLLAGHFRSVVGETLVLQYYVLHHCPQEADALQCARDLSVIISEMVERAEEEEKIPLFIFDEAEHMHSEILDALWQLVASKQSNEYLNAIYLFLSNLGHAHITKHMLHNSSSISMAMSASGRHSNLVKELTPILRNTLEKLHLLWTEADILPLGLLEKGHVMECFLDEMTREGFYPDHTNIERLAGEIQYYPAVGGHEYSQTGCKQVVAKVNLL